One part of the Raphanus sativus cultivar WK10039 chromosome 7, ASM80110v3, whole genome shotgun sequence genome encodes these proteins:
- the LOC130497799 gene encoding uncharacterized protein LOC130497799: MPVSGDPSSTSSTTICHHIRHQQPMNNNLPPYPSAADEPLIPKPNRISKSAMSTFFLLPSSSSSNGPTRRKAKKPNPLPQTSSSSFRSLGCTSSASQKVSVPAVIRSSANWDATDAKTKKTKSKKKNKGCTSSYNGGSVKILSEADRSGCGPVPDVWCGPGIGFSTDAVVSGTNIPVEAEPPRRNVPARRKIDREGSSVPPRRSHNQETSSYFDSDLTSRDDEQTQTLFSDRYHHRHIRQPYPNGLDEMMMIQNGFVMGGMLSSHDHFRDLRLNVDAMSYEQLLELGDRIGYVDTGLNEKQIKTCLCKVKQFQKIAQLEDRKCSICQEEYEGKDEVGKLRCGHRYHIHCVKQWLLRKNSCPVCKTMPYV; the protein is encoded by the exons ATGCCTGTCTCTGGAGATCCCTCGTCTACTTCTTCGACAACAATCTGCCACCACATCAGACACCAACAACCCATGAACAACAACCTCCCACCATATCCCTCCGCCGCCGATGAGCCTCTAATCCCCAAACCTAACCGCATCTCTAAATCCGCCATGTCCACCTTCTTCCTCTTACCTTCATCCTCATCATCCAACGGACCCACCAGAAGAAAGGCAAAGAAACCAAACCCTTTACCCCaaacctcttcctcctcctttcGCAGCCTCGGCTGCACTTCCTCCGCCTCCCAGAAGGTTTCCGTCCCCGCCGTGATCCGCTCCTCCGCGAACTGGGACGCCACTGATGCCAAAACCAAGAAGAcgaagagcaagaagaagaacaagggTTGTACTAGTAGCTACAATGGCGGCTCGGTCAAGATCTTGAGCGAGGCAGATAGAAGCGGTTGCGGTCCGGTTCCTGATGTTTGGTGCGGACCCGGGATCGGGTTTTCCACCGATGCGGTGGTCTCCGGCACGAATATCCCCGTCGAAGCGGAGCCTCCGAGAAGGAACGTTCCGGCGAGACGCAAAATCGATCGAGAG GGCTCTTCTGTTCCTCCGAGGCGATCTCATAATCAAGAAACTAGTTCTTACTTTGACTCTGATTTGACGTCGAGGGATGATGAACAGACGCAGACGCTTTTCTCCGATAGATATCATCATCGTCATATACGACAACCTTACCCTAATGGACTCGACGAG atgatgatgatacagaATGGTTTTGTAATGGGAGGGATGTTAAGCTCTCACGATCACTTCCGTGACTTGAGGCTCAACGTCGATGCCATGTCTTACGAG caactTTTGGAGCTTGGTGATAGAATTGGGTATGTGGACACTGGACTTAATGAAAAGCAGATCAAAACCTGTCTCTGCAAAGTCAAACAATTTCAGAAAATTGCACAACTAGAAGATAGAAAGTGCAGCATCTGTCAA GAAGAGTACGAGGGTAAGGACGAGGTAGGGAAGTTACGATGTGGGCACAGGTACCATATCCACTGTGTGAAACAATGGCTGCTGAGGAAGAACTCTTGTCCGGTCTGTAAAACGATGCCATATGTTTAA
- the LOC108817530 gene encoding mitotic-spindle organizing protein 1A-like → MEQEAAETARESLELVFRMSNILDTGLDRHTLSVLIALCDLGLNPEALAAVVKELRQESGNNHGSRLR, encoded by the coding sequence ATGGAACAAGAGGCAGCTGAAACTGCGAGGGAGTCGCTGGAGCTTGTGTTTCGGATGTCGAACATCTTGGACACTGGTCTCGATCGACATACATTGTCTGTTTTAATAGCTCTCTGCGATCTTGGTCTTAACCCCGAGGCTCTAGCTGCTGTCGTCAAGGAGCTTCGCCAGGAATCTGGCAACAACCATGGCAGCCGCTTAAGATAA